In Leptolyngbya sp. SIO1E4, one DNA window encodes the following:
- a CDS encoding HAMP domain-containing protein: protein MPSSPRWKPPQTFKLPLRVLLILMFVGQIVGAVGLVGYLSFRNGQKAVNNLATQLRQELTARIEQELQGYFETPHEINRLNANAFARGILDVRTAAFGESQFYQQMKIAPTVALVYCGSAQNGEFFGVLRSPEDGSLQLSYSNQSTNYLRRYYGLDVRGERAYFLRQTDGLYDSRQRPWYVAAALGEKPAWTDIYIAFTTGLPNITASLPVYDRSGKDLIGVCATDVVLPEEFRGFLQRLDIGETGQAFVIDRQGNLISNSTDEPLMAQLGDTAQPLLAINSQDSLVQQTAHYLAARFNGFEQITQAQRLEFQINGKRQFLEVLPFQDGFGLDWLIVVVVPEADFMAQINTNTRNTIFLCGAALLLAIVISVFTARRITRPLRRLSQASDKLAQGQLDQQVEPSFIAEIDTLAESFNQMTGQLKHSFEALRIAEENYRSIFENALEGIFQSSPEGHFINVNPALAKIYSYDSPLEMLESITNIGEQIYVDPEKRLAFKTELETQGVVKGFEYRCYRKDNSIIWTQIDARAVKDSHGKVLYYEGIVQNITERKRREDELRQQLKELKIEIDQNKRDEEVATLTASGYFQEVQQAMAEVNLDEFWS, encoded by the coding sequence ATGCCCTCCTCTCCTCGATGGAAGCCCCCTCAGACGTTTAAGCTGCCATTGCGAGTCTTGCTGATTTTGATGTTTGTAGGGCAGATTGTTGGGGCCGTCGGGTTGGTGGGGTATCTATCCTTTCGCAATGGGCAAAAGGCCGTCAATAACCTGGCCACACAGCTACGACAAGAGCTAACGGCCCGCATTGAACAAGAACTCCAGGGGTATTTTGAAACCCCTCACGAAATCAACCGGCTCAATGCCAATGCATTTGCACGGGGCATTTTAGATGTGAGGACTGCGGCCTTCGGGGAAAGTCAGTTTTATCAACAGATGAAGATTGCCCCGACCGTAGCGCTGGTCTACTGTGGAAGTGCTCAAAATGGCGAGTTCTTTGGGGTGTTGAGATCGCCCGAAGACGGCTCGCTGCAGCTGTCCTATAGCAATCAATCGACAAACTATCTGCGTCGCTATTATGGGCTAGATGTGCGGGGTGAACGGGCCTATTTCTTACGCCAAACCGATGGCCTTTACGACTCTCGTCAACGCCCTTGGTATGTGGCTGCTGCCCTCGGGGAGAAGCCTGCCTGGACCGATATTTACATTGCATTTACCACCGGTCTGCCAAATATCACCGCAAGTCTGCCGGTATACGACCGCTCTGGGAAAGATCTGATCGGCGTTTGTGCCACGGACGTGGTCTTACCCGAAGAATTCAGAGGGTTCTTACAGCGGTTAGACATTGGCGAAACGGGACAGGCCTTTGTCATCGATCGCCAAGGTAACCTGATCTCAAATTCGACCGATGAGCCCTTGATGGCGCAGCTTGGCGACACGGCTCAGCCACTCTTAGCGATTAACAGCCAAGATTCCCTGGTGCAGCAGACCGCACACTACTTAGCGGCACGGTTCAATGGGTTTGAGCAGATCACACAAGCCCAACGGCTCGAATTTCAAATCAACGGTAAACGCCAATTTTTAGAAGTCCTGCCGTTTCAAGATGGGTTCGGATTAGACTGGCTGATTGTGGTGGTGGTGCCTGAAGCCGATTTTATGGCACAGATTAACACCAACACCCGCAACACGATTTTTCTGTGTGGGGCGGCACTCCTGCTGGCGATCGTCATTAGCGTGTTCACAGCCCGGCGAATTACGCGTCCCCTGCGGCGTCTCTCCCAGGCATCTGACAAGCTGGCCCAGGGCCAGCTCGATCAGCAGGTAGAGCCCAGCTTTATTGCTGAGATTGATACCTTAGCCGAGTCTTTTAACCAGATGACCGGGCAGCTAAAACACTCTTTTGAAGCCCTTCGCATCGCAGAAGAAAACTATCGCAGCATTTTTGAAAACGCTTTAGAAGGTATTTTTCAATCGAGTCCAGAGGGGCACTTTATCAATGTCAATCCGGCCCTGGCAAAGATTTACAGCTATGACTCACCCCTTGAGATGCTAGAAAGCATTACCAACATCGGTGAACAAATTTACGTTGATCCGGAAAAACGACTTGCATTTAAAACGGAGTTAGAAACCCAGGGTGTCGTCAAAGGGTTTGAATATCGCTGTTATCGCAAAGATAACAGCATTATCTGGACCCAAATTGATGCCCGCGCGGTTAAAGACAGCCACGGCAAAGTGCTGTATTACGAAGGCATTGTGCAGAACATCACCGAACGCAAGCGTCGCGAAGATGAGCTTAGACAGCAACTCAAAGAATTGAAGATTGAAATTGACCAGAACAAACGCGATGAAGAAGTGGCAACCCTGACCGCCAGCGGCTACTTTCAAGAAGTGCAGCAAGCGATGGCAGAAGTCAACCTCGATGAATTTTGGAGCTAG
- a CDS encoding aromatic ring-hydroxylating dioxygenase subunit alpha has product MVFTTENQSFLRNTWYHVMPSQALKPGQMIGKTLLNEPIMFGRTKAGQAFAIRDLCPHRGVPLSGGWFNGEEVQCCYHGWRFNSQGHCVEIPSLMADQKTDLSRFNIQRYDVQEVQGNLWIYLPDPDSGKAQPPRFDIPRVPGFPDDAKPNLTYTMQVPCFVDNAVLGLIDPAHGPFVHRSWWWRGAKLNPEVKWFDPSPCGFTMRRHKMANMAFGYWLIGGVPENEIVFHLPGVRTEETTTAKHRVVNFIAITPITQDQTAFTFEFFWDIPWGWLLKPILHPLTRTFLAQDREVLMKQHIGLQHEPVLRLVKDADVLIRWYYQLKAEYQRSQAENREFVSPVKTQQLRWMA; this is encoded by the coding sequence ATGGTGTTCACCACCGAAAACCAGTCTTTCCTCCGCAATACCTGGTATCACGTGATGCCCAGCCAGGCTCTAAAACCTGGCCAGATGATCGGCAAAACCTTACTTAACGAACCCATTATGTTTGGCCGCACGAAAGCGGGCCAGGCTTTTGCCATCAGAGATCTCTGCCCCCATCGAGGCGTTCCCTTGAGTGGCGGCTGGTTTAACGGAGAAGAGGTGCAGTGTTGCTACCATGGCTGGCGCTTTAATTCCCAAGGGCACTGTGTCGAAATCCCGTCCTTGATGGCGGATCAAAAGACGGATCTGAGCCGCTTCAACATCCAGCGTTATGACGTTCAAGAAGTTCAGGGCAATCTGTGGATTTATCTACCAGATCCAGACTCCGGCAAGGCCCAGCCCCCTCGATTTGACATTCCCAGAGTCCCCGGATTTCCAGACGATGCAAAACCAAATCTGACCTACACAATGCAGGTTCCCTGCTTTGTGGATAATGCTGTCTTGGGATTGATAGACCCAGCCCATGGCCCCTTTGTCCATCGGTCATGGTGGTGGCGGGGTGCCAAGCTGAATCCAGAAGTGAAATGGTTTGATCCTTCTCCCTGCGGGTTCACCATGCGACGTCACAAAATGGCAAACATGGCCTTTGGCTATTGGCTCATTGGCGGTGTCCCTGAGAATGAAATTGTGTTCCATCTCCCTGGAGTGCGCACTGAAGAAACCACCACCGCTAAACATCGGGTCGTGAACTTCATCGCAATTACCCCCATCACTCAGGATCAGACCGCATTTACTTTCGAGTTTTTCTGGGACATTCCTTGGGGGTGGCTACTGAAACCCATCCTGCATCCCCTGACGCGAACCTTTTTAGCTCAAGATAGGGAAGTGTTGATGAAGCAGCACATTGGCCTTCAACATGAACCAGTGCTGCGCCTGGTGAAAGACGCCGATGTGCTGATCCGCTGGTATTACCAACTTAAGGCAGAGTATCAGCGATCGCAGGCCGAAAACCGTGAGTTCGTTTCCCCGGTCAAAACGCAGCAGTTACGGTGGATGGCGTAG
- the cobU gene encoding bifunctional adenosylcobinamide kinase/adenosylcobinamide-phosphate guanylyltransferase has protein sequence MASGKRILVTGPARSGKSEWAEHLALQSQQRVIYVATSQINPADLEWQARIAAHRQRRQETWDTLEVPVELAETLKAATSEECWLIDSLGTWLANCLEQSAIDWQETVEGLMTAIAAFPGTLIFVAEETGWGVVPAYPMGRTFRDRLGTLTRRIGAITDVTYLVVAGYAIDLSALGTPVPVEGSNPKSRNITTS, from the coding sequence ATGGCAAGTGGTAAGCGAATCTTAGTGACAGGCCCAGCGCGTTCGGGCAAAAGTGAGTGGGCCGAGCATCTGGCATTGCAGTCACAACAGCGGGTCATTTACGTGGCCACTTCCCAAATAAACCCTGCCGATCTGGAATGGCAGGCCAGAATTGCTGCCCATCGCCAACGCCGCCAGGAGACTTGGGACACGCTTGAGGTTCCAGTTGAGTTAGCTGAGACATTGAAAGCGGCAACCTCTGAAGAATGCTGGCTGATAGATTCCCTCGGCACATGGTTAGCGAATTGCCTAGAGCAGTCAGCCATAGACTGGCAGGAAACCGTTGAGGGGTTGATGACAGCGATCGCGGCTTTTCCCGGCACCCTCATTTTCGTAGCCGAAGAAACCGGTTGGGGGGTTGTGCCTGCCTATCCTATGGGGCGAACGTTTCGCGATCGCCTGGGTACCTTAACCCGTCGCATTGGGGCAATCACCGACGTCACCTATTTAGTGGTTGCTGGATATGCGATCGACCTCAGTGCCTTAGGCACGCCCGTGCCTGTAGAGGGGAGTAACCCAAAGTCTCGAAATATTACAACATCTTGA
- a CDS encoding ribonuclease Z has protein sequence MEITFLGTSSGVPTRSRNVSSVALRLPQRAEIWLFDCGEGTQHQFLRSEFKASQIRRIFITHMHGDHIFGLMGLLASCGLAGNPQQKVDIYGPPKLNDYLQACRRYSQTRFSFPIKVHTVQPGAVYQDDEFAVSCTQLEHRVPAFGYRVDEKDRPGRFDVKRAQAMGIPPGPVYGKLKNGEVVTLPDGRRINGKDLCGPTLPGRSVVYCTDTVFCENAVELAHQADVLIHEATFAHQDAEMAYQRLHSTSTMAAQTAFSAQVKQLIITHFSPRYAPGNTIQLHDLLAEAQAIFPNTVMARDFYTHKIGRQEPATLMAS, from the coding sequence TTGGAGATTACGTTTCTAGGGACGAGTTCTGGAGTGCCGACGCGATCGCGCAATGTCTCAAGCGTGGCATTGCGGCTACCTCAGCGGGCTGAAATTTGGCTATTTGACTGTGGCGAGGGAACCCAGCACCAGTTTCTCCGCAGTGAGTTCAAAGCCAGCCAGATTCGCCGAATTTTTATCACCCATATGCATGGGGATCACATTTTTGGTCTGATGGGGCTGCTGGCAAGCTGCGGTCTTGCGGGTAATCCGCAACAGAAAGTAGACATCTATGGCCCCCCCAAGCTCAACGACTATCTTCAAGCGTGCCGTCGCTATTCTCAAACCCGCTTCTCTTTCCCAATTAAAGTTCACACTGTCCAACCGGGTGCGGTCTATCAGGACGATGAGTTTGCCGTCTCTTGCACCCAGCTAGAACACCGGGTACCCGCTTTTGGCTACCGGGTCGATGAAAAAGATCGCCCAGGACGATTTGACGTCAAGCGAGCCCAGGCGATGGGAATCCCCCCCGGGCCCGTTTACGGCAAGCTGAAAAACGGTGAGGTGGTAACCTTGCCCGATGGGCGTCGGATCAACGGTAAGGATTTGTGTGGCCCCACATTGCCAGGGCGCAGTGTCGTTTACTGCACCGATACTGTTTTTTGTGAAAATGCGGTTGAGTTAGCCCATCAAGCCGATGTGCTGATTCATGAAGCGACGTTTGCCCATCAAGATGCTGAAATGGCGTATCAACGGCTCCATTCAACCTCAACCATGGCTGCCCAAACCGCTTTTTCGGCACAAGTCAAGCAGCTCATTATCACGCACTTTAGCCCCCGGTATGCGCCGGGGAATACCATTCAACTCCATGATCTGTTGGCAGAGGCCCAGGCTATTTTCCCAAATACAGTAATGGCACGAGACTTTTACACTCACAAGATTGGGCGCCAGGAACCGGCCACCTTGATGGCGTCTTAG
- a CDS encoding SAM-dependent chlorinase/fluorinase yields MAAVITLLTDFGYQDGYVGVMKGVIASLCPTAKVIDLTHAISPQNIAAARFTLLNAYAYFPPGTIHTVVVDPGVGTERRAIAVQTPDGYLVGPDNGVLSGVVDEAGPIAVVALTNPQYWRTTDPSTTFHGRDVFAPVAAHLAAGIPLSALGTAIAPESLVKIALPTPTITETSAIGHVQHIDHFGNIITTLPATVAHQQSWQMQVGEIDIPLCRTYGEVPIGQALALVGSHGWVEIAVNGSSAQQRFRLAVGDTVRLFVKQHLK; encoded by the coding sequence ATGGCTGCAGTCATCACCTTACTGACCGATTTTGGCTATCAGGATGGCTATGTGGGCGTCATGAAGGGCGTGATCGCCAGTCTTTGCCCAACGGCAAAAGTCATTGACCTGACCCATGCCATCTCGCCTCAAAACATTGCAGCGGCTCGGTTTACCCTGCTGAACGCCTACGCTTACTTTCCCCCAGGCACCATTCATACTGTCGTTGTAGACCCCGGGGTCGGCACTGAACGCCGCGCGATCGCGGTGCAAACCCCCGATGGCTATTTAGTGGGGCCAGACAACGGGGTACTGAGTGGCGTTGTCGATGAGGCAGGGCCGATCGCCGTAGTGGCTCTTACCAACCCTCAGTACTGGCGCACGACTGACCCCAGCACCACCTTTCACGGACGAGACGTGTTTGCCCCTGTAGCGGCACATCTGGCTGCTGGGATACCGTTATCAGCCTTAGGGACAGCGATCGCCCCTGAGTCTTTGGTGAAAATTGCCCTCCCCACACCCACGATTACAGAAACAAGTGCGATCGGGCACGTGCAACACATCGATCACTTCGGCAATATCATCACCACCCTCCCAGCCACTGTGGCCCATCAGCAATCTTGGCAGATGCAGGTCGGTGAAATAGATATACCGCTATGCCGCACCTATGGGGAGGTGCCCATCGGTCAGGCGTTAGCCCTCGTTGGCAGCCACGGCTGGGTAGAAATTGCAGTGAATGGCAGCAGCGCCCAACAACGCTTTCGTTTAGCCGTCGGGGATACTGTGCGGCTCTTTGTTAAACAACATCTGAAGTAG
- a CDS encoding isoprenyl transferase — protein MKTLPLDLDPTCLPNHVAFIMDGNGRWATQQGLPRMAGHRQGARVLKDLVRCCKDWGIPMLTVYAFSTENWQRPPVEVQFLMRLFERLLRKELAELHQEGVRLQFLGDLSELPDTLQTEMHRAIATTAHNQAVTFNVAVNYGSRLEIVQACRQVAHRVQQGLLTPEDIDETLLTQQLYTGSYPDPDLLIRTSGERRLSNYLLWQLAYTELYFTDCLWPEFDRTAFHQALLSFQQRDRRFGKLPTVPKALTA, from the coding sequence ATGAAAACATTGCCATTAGATCTGGATCCCACTTGTTTACCGAATCACGTTGCCTTCATCATGGACGGCAATGGTCGCTGGGCCACGCAGCAGGGCTTGCCGCGCATGGCAGGTCATCGCCAAGGTGCCCGTGTTCTTAAAGATCTTGTGCGCTGTTGCAAAGACTGGGGAATTCCGATGCTGACGGTCTATGCCTTTTCGACAGAAAACTGGCAGCGTCCTCCGGTGGAGGTGCAGTTTTTGATGCGCCTGTTTGAGCGGCTATTGCGAAAAGAACTGGCTGAGCTGCATCAAGAAGGGGTACGGCTTCAGTTTTTGGGCGATTTGTCCGAATTACCAGACACACTACAAACGGAAATGCATCGGGCGATCGCGACAACGGCTCATAACCAGGCAGTGACCTTTAACGTAGCCGTCAATTATGGCAGCCGTCTCGAAATTGTCCAGGCGTGTCGTCAAGTCGCACATCGGGTACAGCAGGGGCTCTTGACCCCGGAGGACATTGATGAAACCCTCTTAACCCAACAGCTTTATACAGGCAGTTACCCCGATCCTGACTTGCTGATTCGCACCAGTGGAGAGCGGCGATTGAGCAACTACTTGCTGTGGCAATTAGCCTACACCGAGCTGTATTTCACCGATTGTCTTTGGCCAGAGTTTGATCGCACAGCCTTTCATCAGGCTTTGTTGAGTTTTCAGCAGCGCGATCGGCGATTCGGTAAACTACCTACCGTGCCCAAAGCGCTAACTGCGTGA
- a CDS encoding ferritin-like domain-containing protein — MSHAIAPALYNTDLAGEFDTHPHLLQLLQRIRKLTHHYVNEATLCDRLEDLSTQFECPTLRPWGAIDWRSVHSNQLIGMDRDAFCALLLGTINTEAPIRGYTQSSRQYLETLYPTMARFVGGQVDNAGNLVEIGLWEREEKRHTPALAKLYTLLSGHKPEIVPHAARPYQPATNAREALYRHGLHRVATEYGAACLYLWMMVHTTGALQAVLAELLVDEVNHMTKFWGFGMWAYPESSLIKIGQTLSKAMLRKFRYRDTQGSLLHTLHRMQNELAWNQWSPLNRLTFLYTFDQVIKILWRWHHICLTPNYLDSLFGKRSEG; from the coding sequence ATGAGCCATGCGATCGCTCCCGCTCTCTACAATACGGATCTTGCCGGAGAATTTGATACTCACCCTCATCTGTTACAGCTCCTGCAACGGATCCGGAAACTGACCCATCATTATGTCAACGAAGCGACCTTGTGCGATCGCCTCGAAGACCTCTCGACCCAGTTTGAATGCCCAACCCTGCGACCTTGGGGGGCCATCGACTGGCGCAGCGTTCACTCCAACCAACTCATTGGCATGGATCGGGACGCTTTCTGCGCCTTGCTCTTGGGTACCATCAACACCGAAGCCCCGATTCGCGGGTATACCCAAAGCAGCCGTCAGTATTTAGAAACGCTGTATCCCACCATGGCCCGATTTGTCGGTGGGCAAGTAGATAACGCCGGTAATCTGGTCGAAATTGGCCTATGGGAGCGGGAAGAAAAGCGTCATACCCCGGCTCTGGCCAAGCTCTACACCCTCCTCAGCGGTCACAAGCCTGAGATTGTGCCCCATGCAGCGCGCCCTTATCAGCCCGCAACCAACGCCCGTGAAGCCCTTTACCGACATGGGCTTCACCGCGTCGCCACAGAATATGGAGCCGCGTGTTTATATTTGTGGATGATGGTCCACACCACTGGAGCCCTGCAAGCGGTACTTGCCGAACTGCTGGTGGATGAAGTGAACCACATGACTAAATTCTGGGGATTCGGCATGTGGGCTTACCCAGAGTCTTCTCTCATCAAGATTGGCCAAACCCTGAGTAAAGCCATGCTCCGCAAATTTCGCTATCGAGATACCCAGGGCAGTCTATTGCACACCCTGCACCGTATGCAGAATGAACTTGCCTGGAACCAGTGGTCACCGCTCAACCGCCTGACATTTCTTTACACCTTCGACCAGGTGATCAAAATTCTCTGGCGCTGGCACCATATCTGCCTCACGCCCAACTATTTAGACTCGCTGTTTGGCAAACGGTCTGAGGGCTAG
- a CDS encoding NB-ARC domain-containing protein — protein sequence MSAEAALALADSLVCTATGKHLNDLQRMILQNVWQRQTYSEIARHLRYTEGHVKDVAAQIWQALSQALDERVTKNNSRAVLERYLQTEPVKLAQQLPTSKLPFEAPGFIGREAAIAQLDDFICRGQRAIVLQGEGGIGKTTLAQQYLEHQPFEIVLELLMAKEAVNITPVEQVVEEWLRQDFQVEPGQVFGVTLDRLKRQLRGRRVGILIDNLEPALDAQGRFGTPHSRYGDLLRVLCDPRGHTVTLLTSRDRLCEPGVTVTHYRLPGLSLETWQLFFKQHAIALNPDNLTALHRAYGGNAKAMNILCGAISGDFDGDGDAYWQENEADLLTALDLKNLVTSQVTRLQALDPKAYQLFCRLGGYRYQDVPRIPSEGVRALMWDVAPARQRQVITSLRNRSLVESYKGQYWLHPVVQAEALERLRLSCDWQTTHTQAIQFWTQRIPMITSITEATQAFEAYYHALAIADYGAAAAVLLNSRHNQWGQYLTLGSTLYRMGLLQPVMMAIPTLLSHLPEDQRASELRNILADAYWISGQIHEAIATQKQARTIACQGLEVALKTGADPHQLYCWRMLEVDAWLSLGLYYLDLWELAEAGQFFQRVITAAQGTAHQSWADKASLCLALIASYGINDEAVDLSAYAPHQSPQALATTLAEQAYCTIADISRPEYTGRFAFFIQLLAQTYANLGNAERASELSQRAIALAEESHYVQVKAKALVGLGALARQQGIELQAIEVCKTALTLLEELGAKGDLAEAHYQLGLTYQHQGQAEIAQTHFKTAVRYFSEINAPRQVDKVCAAQSGRAALRL from the coding sequence ATGAGCGCAGAGGCGGCTTTAGCACTGGCAGACTCTCTGGTCTGTACCGCAACCGGAAAACACCTCAACGATCTGCAGCGCATGATTTTGCAAAATGTGTGGCAGCGCCAGACCTACAGTGAAATTGCCCGTCACCTGCGCTATACCGAAGGACACGTTAAAGATGTGGCTGCTCAGATCTGGCAGGCCCTCTCCCAAGCATTAGATGAACGCGTCACAAAGAACAACAGTCGCGCCGTTTTAGAACGCTATTTACAAACGGAACCTGTCAAACTTGCTCAACAGCTCCCGACCTCTAAACTGCCCTTCGAGGCCCCAGGATTTATTGGGCGGGAAGCGGCAATTGCCCAGCTGGACGACTTTATCTGCCGAGGGCAGCGAGCGATTGTTCTGCAAGGTGAAGGGGGCATTGGCAAAACCACCCTGGCCCAGCAGTACCTAGAGCATCAACCCTTTGAAATTGTTCTAGAACTGCTGATGGCCAAAGAAGCGGTCAATATTACTCCGGTAGAACAGGTGGTGGAGGAATGGCTGCGACAAGATTTTCAGGTAGAACCCGGACAGGTGTTTGGGGTCACGCTGGATCGCTTGAAGCGGCAACTGCGCGGGCGACGGGTAGGGATTCTGATTGACAATCTAGAGCCCGCCTTAGATGCCCAGGGGCGTTTTGGGACGCCCCATTCCCGTTATGGCGATCTGTTGCGGGTATTGTGTGACCCTAGAGGGCACACGGTGACATTGCTAACCAGCCGCGATCGCTTGTGTGAGCCAGGCGTCACCGTTACCCACTACCGGTTGCCGGGCCTTAGCCTGGAGACATGGCAGCTTTTTTTTAAGCAGCACGCGATCGCCCTCAATCCTGACAACCTCACGGCTCTGCACCGGGCCTATGGAGGGAATGCCAAAGCCATGAACATTCTCTGTGGCGCAATCAGCGGCGACTTCGATGGGGATGGCGATGCTTACTGGCAAGAAAATGAGGCTGATCTGCTGACAGCACTAGATTTAAAGAATCTTGTCACGAGTCAGGTGACCCGGTTACAGGCCCTTGATCCGAAGGCTTATCAGCTTTTCTGTCGCTTAGGGGGGTATCGCTACCAAGATGTGCCGCGTATTCCTAGCGAGGGGGTGCGGGCATTGATGTGGGACGTTGCCCCGGCTCGTCAGCGTCAAGTGATTACCTCCCTGCGTAATCGATCCCTGGTAGAAAGCTATAAAGGGCAGTACTGGTTGCATCCAGTTGTGCAAGCGGAAGCCCTGGAACGATTGCGCCTGAGCTGCGATTGGCAAACCACCCACACCCAGGCCATCCAGTTCTGGACTCAGCGCATCCCCATGATCACCTCGATTACCGAGGCCACCCAGGCTTTCGAAGCCTATTACCATGCCCTCGCGATCGCTGACTATGGGGCGGCGGCGGCGGTCTTGCTCAATAGCCGCCATAACCAATGGGGACAGTACCTTACCTTGGGGAGCACCCTCTACCGCATGGGGTTGCTACAGCCCGTGATGATGGCCATTCCTACCCTGCTGTCCCATTTGCCAGAAGATCAACGGGCCAGCGAACTCCGGAATATTCTGGCCGACGCATACTGGATTTCTGGACAGATTCATGAGGCGATCGCCACCCAAAAACAGGCGAGAACCATCGCCTGCCAAGGGCTAGAAGTTGCTCTGAAAACAGGTGCAGACCCTCATCAGCTCTATTGCTGGCGTATGTTAGAGGTTGATGCATGGTTGAGCCTGGGGCTGTATTACCTGGATTTGTGGGAGCTGGCAGAAGCCGGTCAATTTTTCCAGCGGGTGATCACGGCTGCCCAAGGCACAGCCCATCAAAGTTGGGCCGACAAAGCGTCTTTATGCCTGGCGCTAATTGCTTCTTATGGCATCAACGATGAGGCCGTTGACCTGTCTGCCTATGCCCCTCATCAGTCACCCCAAGCTCTAGCAACGACCCTGGCAGAACAGGCATATTGCACGATCGCAGACATTTCACGCCCAGAATACACGGGGCGCTTTGCATTCTTCATTCAACTCTTGGCCCAGACCTATGCCAACCTGGGCAATGCTGAACGGGCCAGCGAGTTATCTCAGCGGGCGATTGCCTTGGCCGAGGAGAGTCACTATGTACAGGTTAAAGCTAAAGCGCTGGTGGGTCTGGGTGCCTTAGCTCGGCAGCAAGGCATTGAGCTGCAGGCGATCGAAGTTTGCAAGACAGCCCTCACCTTACTGGAAGAGCTGGGGGCAAAAGGAGACTTAGCGGAAGCCCATTACCAATTAGGACTCACGTACCAACATCAGGGGCAGGCGGAGATCGCCCAAACCCATTTCAAAACGGCAGTCCGTTACTTCTCAGAAATTAATGCTCCTCGCCAGGTAGACAAGGTCTGTGCCGCGCAATCGGGTAGGGCTGCGCTCAGGTTGTGA
- the gatC gene encoding Asp-tRNA(Asn)/Glu-tRNA(Gln) amidotransferase subunit GatC: MIDLEQVHKVAHLARLELTPEEETQFTTQLNGILDYIEQLNELETADVPPTTRAIEVSNITRSDQLELFSDREGLLGKAPDREDDFFKVPKILEESS; encoded by the coding sequence ATGATTGATCTCGAACAAGTCCATAAGGTGGCTCATTTAGCGCGGCTTGAACTGACCCCAGAAGAGGAAACACAGTTCACCACCCAGCTCAATGGCATCCTGGATTATATTGAGCAACTGAACGAGTTAGAGACTGCGGACGTGCCACCCACGACCCGCGCGATTGAGGTCAGTAACATTACTCGCTCTGATCAGCTAGAACTGTTTAGCGATCGCGAGGGCTTGCTCGGCAAAGCGCCGGATCGAGAAGATGACTTTTTCAAGGTGCCGAAAATTCTAGAAGAGTCTTCCTGA
- a CDS encoding photosystem I assembly protein Ycf3 — MPRTQRNDNFIDKTFTVMADMILKMMPTKQSAKEAFAYYRDGMSAQADGEYAEAMQNYEEALELEEDPYDKSFILYNMGLIHASNGEHERALERYRGALDLNPRMCQALNNIAVIYHYKGEQAEASGDSQAASAMYDEAANYWMEAIRIAPNNYIEAQNWLKNTGRMKVDTFF, encoded by the coding sequence ATGCCTAGAACCCAGCGCAACGACAACTTCATCGATAAGACCTTTACGGTCATGGCAGATATGATCCTTAAGATGATGCCCACCAAGCAGAGTGCGAAAGAAGCCTTTGCTTATTACCGAGACGGCATGTCTGCCCAGGCGGATGGCGAGTACGCCGAGGCCATGCAAAACTATGAAGAAGCTCTAGAACTAGAGGAAGATCCCTACGATAAGAGCTTCATTCTGTACAACATGGGGCTAATTCACGCCAGTAACGGAGAGCATGAAAGGGCTCTAGAACGATATCGTGGTGCGTTGGATCTCAACCCTCGCATGTGCCAGGCGCTGAATAACATCGCCGTGATTTATCACTACAAGGGTGAACAGGCGGAGGCTTCTGGAGACAGTCAAGCGGCTAGCGCAATGTATGACGAGGCAGCCAATTACTGGATGGAAGCAATTCGTATCGCCCCTAACAACTATATTGAGGCGCAAAACTGGTTGAAAAACACCGGGCGCATGAAGGTCGATACGTTCTTTTAA